ATAAAAGGGAATGCCTTTTTTAGCGAGACTTTTTTATTGGCTACCAAAGGAACCACCAATGATGTGGTTACCGTGCTGGACTGGACTGCCGCTGTAAAAAAGGTCCCATAGATGAATGCCAAGTAGGGCTTTTTAAACACCATGTTGTTGATGCTTTGAAAGCTGTCAAGGACAAAAGCTTTATAGACGGCGGAAGAAAGCAATTTGATCGCCCCAAAAACCAAGAAGATAGCAATGACTAAAGTCAGGAAGGGGATCTGTAAAACTTCCGAAATCCACTCTGTCAGGGGTCTGGTGAATACTTTGTTGTATCCAAATCCGCCAGAGTAACTTTCTCCTGTTAGGAATAGGGAGGCAAGTTGATGAGCAATTTTTGATAAGAATTTAAAATATAGCTCTAAAGGAAAGAGGATTGCCACAGTGATAATATTGAACAAATCGTGCAAGACCCCTGCGGATATAGCTCTTTTAAAGTGTTTCTTCTTCATGATATAAGAGAAAGAAACCAATGTAGAGGTTAGGGTGGTACCAATATTTGCTCCCATCACCATAGGTACCGCCTGTTCCAAACTGATATTTCCCGCAGCGACTATGGCTACAATACTGGAGGTCACTGTAGAACTACTCTGTAACAGTGCAGTCATCAGCAAACCAATGAATAAACTGACGAAGGGGTTTCGGGTAGCCATTAAAATGTTGCTGGCGACAGAATTATTGAGCTGTCCCATGGCCACCGTCAACAGATCAATTGAAAAAATGAATAATACGATAGCCAAAAGCATTAAAATAAAGCTTTTTGGCTTGTTGGCTACAGGTTTTTCCTGATCTAATAAGTCCATTCCCTAGTATTACCCTTTACAGATTAACAAAACTTTTGGGCTCTTATTACAACTATAAACAAGTAAACCCAAATTTTTATTAAAATAATTGGCAAAAGTTGAAATTTTTTTGCGATTTGCAAGAGAAAACATGAGGAATAAAGAAGAATTTGCCCTTACTTAACAATTTCTTAACACTCTAGGAAAATTATCTTCCTTAATTTTGGGCTCCAAAAGAAAAACGAACTCATAGCCATGGCTAAGAAGAAAAAGAATTTAGATCAAAATATCAATCAGGAGAAGTTAAGTAAAACGGCCTACTCACTTTTTGATTTCGCTAAAAAAGAAAAACAATTCCTGCTGGGGATTTGTATTTTGATCTCAATCGCTGGATTAATTACACCCTATACTTATGCGGCCATGTGGTTTGGCTTTGCATTGGCGGCCTATTCAGCAATTGCTAATGATAGTATTCAGACGATCGGTACATTTATCGCATCCAACCAATCCCGAAAATGGTATTGGCTTTGGCTTTTTATGGGATTGATCTTTGTGGCAACAGTCACGTACAGTTGGTTTGCTTTTGACGGCGATGTCAGTTACCAACGATTGAGTACCAAAGGATTGGAGAAAGCACCTGAAAGCTTTGTTTTCCTCCAAATAGCGGCTCCTATTGTCTTATTGATTATGACCCGCTTGAGGATGCCGGTTTCTACGACTTTCCTTTTGCTCAATGTGTTTACCTATAGTGCAGGAACCATCGTAAGTGTGATGTTCAAAAGCTTTGTAGGCTATCTATTGGCATTTACTATAGCTATTGTTGTTTGGTTTGTTTTAGAGCGGTTTGTCGCCAATTATTTAAAGGGGAAAGCAAAACCGTATTGGTACATACTTCAGTGGTTGACATCAGGAACACTTTGGGCAGTTTGGATCATGCAGGATGCTGCCAATATTGCTGTATTTTTACCTAGACAATTATCTGTATTAGAATTCTCCGTTTATACCGGCTTCGTATTCGTAGGACTTGGATTCCTATTTTATCTAAAAGGAGATAAAATTCAAGGTATTGTCAATGAGAAAACCAATGTAACAGACGTCAGAGCTGCAACCATTGTGGATTTGGTCTATGCGGTTATCCTTTTCTACTTTAAACTTTATAGCCATGTACCTATGAGTACTACCTGGGTATTTATCGGATTGTTAGGTGGTAGAGAATTGGCAATTGCCATTGGAAAGCATGATAAATCCAACAAGAGAAAAGCTTGGTTAATAAGAGCTGTGACACTTGCCAGAAAGGATGTTTTCAAAGCAATGATTGGTTTAGTGATTTCATTGATATTGGCTGTTATCATCAACAAGGGAGTTAGAGACGAGATTATAGCTATTTTCTTCTAATAGGATTTGGAGTTATTCACAAAAGAATATTACATGAATGAGGCCTTAAAACAGGCCAAAATAGCATTCGAAGAAGGAGAGATACCTGTTGGAGCAGTCATTGTATTGAAAAATAGGATCATTGCGAGAGCCTATAATCAAACCGAAAAGCTCAATGATGTCACCGCGCATGCCGAAATGTTAGCAATCACTTCGGCTGCGAATTATATGGGAGCAAAATATCTCAACGATTGTAAGCTTTATGTTACCTTAGAGCCTTGTACGATGTGTGCTGGGGCTCTTTTTTGGTCTCAAATTGGAGAAGTACATTATGCCGCTCAGGATGAGAAGAGAGGCTATAGAAAAAGCAATCCTGAGATTTTGCATCCAAAAACAAAAGTTTTTCAAGGTCCTTTTCGAGAAGAATCCGAACAGTTGATCTTAGATTTTTTTAAAAAACTGAGAAAGTAAAAGGAATTTGAATTTCATGGAATTTTTTTTCTTTTCTGCCAGTTTCATAGACAGACTATTTGAAAGAATTAAATTTTAATCGTTTAACCTTAAATTTTAACAATATGGCTTTTGAACTTCCTTCATTACCTTATGCATACGATGCGCTAGAACCTAACATCGATGCGAAAACAATGGAAATCCACCATTCAAAGCATCACAATGGATATGTGACTAATTTGAATAAAGCAGTGGAAGGAACTGATCTTGAGGGCAAATCTCTCGAGGAACTTTTAAAGATTGCAGGATCTAATACTGCAGTAAGAAATAACGGTGGAGGTCACTTCAACCACTCTCTTTTCTGGTCTATCCTTTCTCCTGATGGAGGTGGTGAGCCAACAGGCGAGCTTGCGGACTCGATAAGCGCTAAATTTGGATCTTTTGCAGCTTTTAAAGAAACATTCAACAAAGCCGCAGCTACTAGATTTGGTTCTGGTTGGGCATGGCTTTGCATCGATACCAAAAAAGAGCTTTGTGTTTGCTCTTCTCCAAATCAGGATAATCCTTTGATGGA
Above is a window of Algoriphagus machipongonensis DNA encoding:
- a CDS encoding nucleoside deaminase, which translates into the protein MNEALKQAKIAFEEGEIPVGAVIVLKNRIIARAYNQTEKLNDVTAHAEMLAITSAANYMGAKYLNDCKLYVTLEPCTMCAGALFWSQIGEVHYAAQDEKRGYRKSNPEILHPKTKVFQGPFREESEQLILDFFKKLRK
- a CDS encoding Na/Pi symporter, coding for MDLLDQEKPVANKPKSFILMLLAIVLFIFSIDLLTVAMGQLNNSVASNILMATRNPFVSLFIGLLMTALLQSSSTVTSSIVAIVAAGNISLEQAVPMVMGANIGTTLTSTLVSFSYIMKKKHFKRAISAGVLHDLFNIITVAILFPLELYFKFLSKIAHQLASLFLTGESYSGGFGYNKVFTRPLTEWISEVLQIPFLTLVIAIFLVFGAIKLLSSAVYKAFVLDSFQSINNMVFKKPYLAFIYGTFFTAAVQSSTVTTSLVVPLVANKKVSLKKAFPFIIGANIGTTITAAIAAIYKTEAAIALAFVHFLFNFFGALIFLPFPGIRNIPVTLAKYMGRKSVQTRFIGFAYILLTFFIIPFLLIYFST
- a CDS encoding superoxide dismutase, coding for MAFELPSLPYAYDALEPNIDAKTMEIHHSKHHNGYVTNLNKAVEGTDLEGKSLEELLKIAGSNTAVRNNGGGHFNHSLFWSILSPDGGGEPTGELADSISAKFGSFAAFKETFNKAAATRFGSGWAWLCIDTKKELCVCSSPNQDNPLMDVAECPGTPILGLDVWEHAYYLNYQNRRPDYINAFWNVIDWDAVSKRYAAAK